In the Natrinema amylolyticum genome, AGTACCGCCGAACGTTTCGGCAATGGCGGGAGTTCATGGCCACAACAGACCGACATCCTGCTTGTCCCACGAAGCAGCAGATCAAGTCGTTCATTACATGGAGGCGGGACGTCCACAATAATGCGCCGTCAACCATCAAGTTGAAACTCTCGCGTCTGAACCAAGCCTACGAATACTGGCAAGACGAGTCAGTCTTCCCACATCCAATTGAATACAATCCAATCCAGATCGCGCGGAAAGAGGTCGCGTTCGGTGAAAACAAGGAGAAACCATTCCCAAACCTCTCACTCCAATCACTTCGTGACATATTCAGCCAGATTGCCAATATCCGGTCACGAACACTCATCGGATCGCAGTTGAAACTAGGGATCCGCGCCGGGGAACTTCGGAACTGGATGATCAGGGATATACATATTAGCCATGCTGGCGTGCAGAAATGCTATCCCAATCTTGGGACACACCCCGCGCTTGAAGATTACACGGATGTAGTAGTTATTCCCCCAGATCGGGATGGTAACAAATCGAGTGTTCCCCGGCTACTACCGATCGACGAAGAACTCCGTTGGCTACTCATTCGGCATCTCATGACTCGCCCACAAGTAGACGAACCCTGGGTCTTCTTGTCGACACAGTCGTTCACTCAGTTGAGCACCACTCGGCCAGTCAACCGACCATGGAAAGAGGCTTTCCATCCGGAATATGCTGAAACGGATGACAACCGTGCGGTGACGAGTCATTTCGGTCGGCATTGGTTCAGTTCTTATACGCGACTTGAGATGGGTCTCAATCGGGAACTGGTCCAGTATATGCGCGGTGACTTGATCGAACCAGAAGGTGAAAATGAGTGGGAAGATGCTATTGATGATTACCTGCACCCGAATTATGAACACATCAATGACGACTACCGAAATGAAATCTTCAAGCTTAATATTCCGATGAAACACTACGCTCTATAATTCCATGTGAAACAAGGACAAACCTCTCAAAGAAATATTTTATTCAATTATAGATATTGTCTCTGCCCTACATTATTATATATAGGGAAATGATCCCACAAAGAACCATGGATCCTAAAAGTAAAACCAGCAACAGAGGACAATATTCAAAATAATGCTGAGGTGTTATATCTTCAAATAGGTCAATATCGACTTCATCTGGTTTGGTTGACTCTTTTCGAATTTCAGGGAAGGTGATTTCAGTGTCACTGGTTGACGAAGACATTCTTAAAGAAGAGGACCAGAAGTTGGCCTCTGAGGTTTCGAAGTGGCTATAGAGCTTATATAGAAGCCAAAGTGATGGAATTGTTGAGGACAATAATGTTATTTTTATTGGAGCTTCATTCTCAATCACTGACGTTTGTATTTCTAAGTTATTAAGAAGTACTGTTATACTATTGGGACTCCATTCTGATATCACAAATGTACTATAAAATATAATTATAGCCCAAATAAGAACCAAAATATAATATATCTTACTTATGGTTTGTTTTGCATTTTCTAAAGATTTATAAGCAGTTTTGAGATGAATTTCGTGCTGATCCTCAATCTTACCGAGGTCAAAAACTCGTGTACCTACGTGACTACGAATCTCGGAAAGATAGACAATGAAATCACCAGTACGATTCTCCATTATCGCTTGAGTTTCTCCAATTTCGTTTTGTATGATGGGGAAATAGAAGATTAGAATTCCCGCGATCGCTGAGATACTGAAAGGGGCAAGAACAGCGAGATCTGAATAGCGAAGAATCAGAACGAAATTAGTTACAATAGCTGCTAGAAGTGTAATGATAATCTTTTGAATATCAGAAGTTAGTGATTGGGAAGCCTCTGAAAGCGAGGTGGCAACGGTTCTTGTGAGCTCAAATGCCTCCTCAATTGTATTTTGAAGTTGATCTAATTCTTTTTTAGCATCTTCTTCTCGTAGAAAGCCATAATAGTGACTGATCTCACGGTTCTTTGTAGAGATTTCAGTAAAAGACGAGCAATGAGTAGCAACTGATCGATGCCAATGGGTTAGAGAAGACGGTCCGTCTGGGTGAACAACTTCCTCCAATAATTTATATATTTCTGGCATGTGGCGATCATCGATCGTATCAGTGGTTGGATCACCGAAATCAATTTGGCTGGATGCATGATGACGGTCTGTCTTGGTCTCAGCTTCAAAGTGGTTCCCGTCAAGAGAATGTGTAGTAGCTAAACAAGCTATCGCCGACGAAATAAAAACAGGTTCATAAATATCACGCAAAACAGGGTTATCAAATATAAGTGGCGACACTCTAGGTGGATTGAAATCTGTGTCATCAAACAGATTTGTTAATGTACTTTGCTCCTCCTCATAACTACTTTGACAACTAACGGGATAGTAGTCTGTACCACCATTTAGTAGTGAATATAGAGAAATAAATCCAACATATTGACTCTCTACGATACTGTCACCATCTAAAAAGCAATGATATGGTGTTGATGTGCCACTGAATTGGGATTCAATGATACTCTCAACATTCTTGTCATCAATCCAATATTCAAGAGTTTTTTTACTAGTCCAAAACTGTGGTGAGGAGTCACCTATCTCTATATCACATTCATCAAATAGATCATCTTTGATATTCGATTTGTTTATCGATATTGATAAACGTAGTTGACCGTCACCAGATATACTTAATATATCATATATTAGTTCAACACCATCTCTATAATTTTCTCCTGAAAGCTGGTCAGATATCCGACCTGCCCAATCAGAACTACTTTGTTCAGTAGAGGCCAGTAGCAGATCTACCCCCTGCTGCTTAAGACAAACACCATTTTGAAGGTACAGAAGTAGAGTTTCTGTCTCGTAGCTTGATGGAGCAGGAATACTGAGCTGAAAATCTCTAAACCAGCGTGGCCTGTCGGCTATTTTTTCTACTATTGATTTCAAGTCAGACTTATCTATATCATCAATTGATTGGTCTGAAATAGAAATGGTATTCTTACTCCAATTTCCTTCCTCTAAATACGCCTCCTGTAAATTAGCTAAGAATGATAATTCATCTATCATCTAATATATCATCCAAATTTTTATATTCTGACAGATCGGGGAAAAGGGATATATCAATTGTTTCATCCTCTTCTTCTTCTCCTTCTTCTTCGCCATTTGACGACTGACGATAAGTACCTTTTCCAACAGGCCGGAAGGCTGGTTCTTGACCTCTTATAACTGTGAATATTTCACCAGTATCGGTGTTTTCATAGAAATCAATTGGATCCTGTTCAAGAACTTGACCCACCGTGAACCCTTGTATCTTGAAATTGCCAATCTCTATTACAATACCACTATCCCAATATTTCTCAAGATTATCTTGTAACTCGCTCTGGTCTACATCAGCAAGTGAATCAATTTCAGCAAAGGGATCTTCGATATCCTCATTATCAGTCTCATCATCTTTCACTTGTTTCAAAATATCAATTCGTTGTTCTGCTAATATCTCGTCTTTATGATCTACTCCCTGTAAATCAAGAAATTCATGCCAATACTGGGCTTGTCCATTTCTCTGGTAAAGATATGCTACTCCAAGTGACTCTCCATCTGAGTTATCTTCATCTTCATCAGTACCCTCTCCGCCATTAGTTTCATTTTCGGAATCATCTTGGGAATTTGACCCACGATCCTCATTTGATGTTCCTTGAAAAGGGTATAATATAGATTTTTTCAATGTGTCATCAAATGCATCCTGTAGATTAGAAAATAATTCCTCGGCATCTTCATCATTATCTTCTCCAGGAATGAAAACATCTTCTCTAAGTGGGAGTTGAACGATCATAAGTCGATTCTCAGATTCAAATCTATCACTTTCCCAGGAATATTCAATGAATAATAAAAAGCAATCAACGCTATTAGAAGCCTTTTCATACTTCTCTATTAAAGGATCTGCCTGATTGGAAAAGCCGTCATTCGTATTATTTTCTTCAGTAGATGTATCGTCGTCTTCTTCTACTTCTTCTGCTTCCTCTGCTTCTTCAGCCTCACTTTCAGGAGAATTCACATCGGATTCCGCATTATTGAGATGGAAGGTTGAAAGTTCGTTAAGAGTTGATTGCGTTTCTTGGTCCTCTAGCTCGTGTTTTCGAGCATTCTTGATCGAGGGGTCTTTATATTGCTTTTTTTCTAAGTTTCCCATGAAGCCCCGGACAATATCTTTCGTATTTTCATAATTATCTAGTTCATCAGCTGATATTTCCTCATAGAGTTCCCACCAAGGATCATCAGCCTGTGGATGGCATTGATAAATAGAAACATGTTGAACATCTCCCTTCTGCTGATCAGTCATTCTTCATGATGTTCTTAGACATCCTATAATAAAAGTGGCGTTTGCCAGTTCAGCACATAGGCCTAAGAGAAGTATATGATCCGCGGATCAGCACAGCTCACAAACTTCCGTTCGTGAATGTAATACTATATTGGAAATAAAGCCAGCAAAGAGGACTGGTCTCCAAACTACTAGTAGTTCTATGGTCTTACCGGACAACACTGTCCTCGTCCACGACGTCGACGGCTACCAGCCCGTCGCGTGGCTGACCCGCGCCGACAGCGTCTCGAGCGACCGGCGAGACGGCTTCACCCTCGTTGCGAAGAAGGACACCCAGACGCTGCGGATCGCCACCCACGAACGCGACGGATTCGCTCACTATCCGGCTTCGGCGGCCGGAACGCCCGTCGGGGACTGTCCCGACTGCGGCGCGGCGTTAGTGCGCTCGAGCGGCGTCCACTGTGTCGGCTGTGG is a window encoding:
- a CDS encoding tyrosine-type recombinase/integrase, with amino-acid sequence MSDDDIHVGEALEKSPEQIREEYAEAFDQPTDPLAQYNNVFTGLPDPFDYFIYMVVTNRDRIDKPDTIEEYRRTFRQWREFMATTDRHPACPTKQQIKSFITWRRDVHNNAPSTIKLKLSRLNQAYEYWQDESVFPHPIEYNPIQIARKEVAFGENKEKPFPNLSLQSLRDIFSQIANIRSRTLIGSQLKLGIRAGELRNWMIRDIHISHAGVQKCYPNLGTHPALEDYTDVVVIPPDRDGNKSSVPRLLPIDEELRWLLIRHLMTRPQVDEPWVFLSTQSFTQLSTTRPVNRPWKEAFHPEYAETDDNRAVTSHFGRHWFSSYTRLEMGLNRELVQYMRGDLIEPEGENEWEDAIDDYLHPNYEHINDDYRNEIFKLNIPMKHYAL